Within Malus domestica chromosome 04, GDT2T_hap1, the genomic segment gtaatactaaatgacaaacaaattattttaacaatagtaaaaaaaaatatttaaaattaattaattactacaaACTCAACGTCTACAAAATTCGAATTTAAAGCTCTTAgttacaagaagaagaaaaaatcgtACCGTAGACTTACAAAAAAATGGTATCATAAATCCTTCAATCACATTCATTCATTGTACATCATGGGATCAATTTTAATCAGGTaccatttatattcaattttaaattaaaaaattaataataaattttgatATCTATAACAAACGGATATGATATGAGGATTCATCACAACCCACTACCGCAGAATAATCAAAACTgcaaattatttaaataataaaattatcttaaaaccgaaaataaaagagaaatttggaaaaataaaaaccccTTTTAGGTGAACCGAGTCGGAGACGGAGTCTACTGAGTAAAAAGCTTTCCCCGATCGATCAAGGGAAATGACGATAGCAGCAGGGATCGGCTACGCCTTGCTAGCGCTAGgcccctccctctccctcttcgtCTCTGTCATCTCCAAGAAACCCTTTCTGGTTCTTACCGTCCTTTCAAGGTCAGCTTGCACCTAATTCTCTCTCCCCCTTTTGTTGGTGTGTTTCCTTTTAGGGTAAATTTTCCTTCTTGGGTAGCTTTGGAACATTGAAACTTTCAATTTAAGCTTACGTTGTAGCTGTGCTAATAATCAAGCTCATATTTTTACGATGGAATTTGGAAAATGTGGCAGTGATTTGTTCAGTGTTTGCAGAATTCTTAAAATTAAGCAAATTGGAAGTCGAATTTGATTATTAGGAAAGGGATTAATTCACATTTTGTTTATGGTGTATGAATACAATGTAATTTGGGCTCATAATATTGCTTTTTAATCATGTGTGCAGTACATTGTTATGGCTTATAAGTCTCATCGTGTTGTCGGGATTGTGGAGGGCATTCCTACCTCTGAAATCATCGGCATGGTGGCCGTATGGCATTCTCATATTCACATCGGTTGTGTTTCAAGAAGGGCTTCGGGTTCTCTTCTGGAAGGTCTACAAGTAAGTTGGTTTCTTGGGGCTTTGTCCTTAATTGTTTTTGGGGCTCAACAAAGTTAAAGCCTGTTAAAGGTTCGCTAGCATTTCTTATAATTTATAAGTAATGGGAAGAAGTGAAAAAATTTCTCTCTTTTAATGTAAGCTAAGGCATAATAAAAAGTTGGGATAGTTTATTATGAAAcatttcataattatttcgaCTCGAGTAGAGGATAGTTCATGGAGTAGCAAATAGTTTTGGGGTATTCTTTGTGGAAGACTTTTGAAAAGGGTCTCACTCGTGAACTTAGTGTGGTTTTAGGATTAGGGTTAGGCAGTGTTCAAAGAACTCCCATTACTCTGTAACTTGTATTGGTAAATGTGTATTATCCAGCTGAGGACCTGAGGTTAAAGAATCTCTATGTAAGGCTTCCTTACAGAATGTTCTGACTTTGTTTTATCTCAGAATGTCATGAGCATGTTATCTTCTAGTTATACCTCAATGCTTTGCCCTGTTGTTTTTACTCATAATCGAAATGACACTCTTACTCTTTCAATGTCTAAGATGCTCTGCAATATTCTTGTGCCCTAGCTTTGTTGATCTTTCTGTTGACTTATTCAACTTCATAATATCACCGCATTCACTGAATGTCATTTTCTTGATTTTCCCACGCATCACTGCTTCTGAGTTTTCTAATACTAAAATTCTTGCTGGTTTCTGCATCAAGTAAATCAGTTTTCTCGATCATAGAAGTTTAGAAACTTTCTGCCATCTGTGGAAGCCCACAACAACCTTTATACTTGGatgttatgttttctatttAAGAGTAGGTTCTCTCTGTGTAGAAGTTTTTGTGTAATTCTTTTGCCCCTCTACACTTTGTATATGTGACGCATATGATCTATAGTTTGGGTTGTTTATGGTTGATTAAGGTATATAACATCTCTTGTTTTGCATATTATGGTAGGAAGTTGGAAGATACATTGGATGCTTTTGCTGATAGAGTCTCTAAACCACGGCTATATTTAACTGATAAGATGCAAATCGCTCTGGGTAAGCTTTACGAGGTTCTCAGATTTGTTACATTTGTAGTCATCATATATCAAGAAGAGGGGAGAGgggggtggtggtggtagtTGGTGGGCTTCCACCTTTAAGAACTTTGTGATTGAGTTTATAGGGTGATGTGCTTTTGAGTTCTgtatattttgttgttgttatcaTTCTATTAGGTTTGTGTTCTTCCATGCAACTCTCCAATTATTTTCTGGTGGATACCAACTGTACAGTGGTAGTCCAAGTAGTCCAACAATAAAAGTTTTGAACCTTCTTGTATATCTGTTTGCCTTgtgatgctgctgctgctgcataGTATCACGTTTACTGGTTCACATAATCCCTTCTAAGCCTCTGTAAAGGACAATTCAAacaattttaatcttttttgtCATACTAGACTGATTCTATCAGTTTGATCATGCAGCTGGAGGTCTGGGTCATGGTGTGGCACATGCTGTGTTTTTCTGTCTCAGCCTATTAACACCAGCATTTGGTCCAGCAACCTTCTTCGTTGACAGGTGCTCGAAGATACCATTTTTTCTCCTCTCTGGTGAGTCAAACCTTAAAATAGGTGCTTGCGAGGAATTAGTTTTTTTCTTCAGTTATAGGAGTTAGATTTTTTGAGCATGTTTGTAGATATAGGTGATTGCGAGGTTGTGTAGTTTCTTGACCATCTTAGTTTCCACCTGTACATTCAGAACAAGCAAGGGAAACTGAAATC encodes:
- the LOC103435455 gene encoding gamma-secretase subunit APH1-like — protein: MTIAAGIGYALLALGPSLSLFVSVISKKPFLVLTVLSSTLLWLISLIVLSGLWRAFLPLKSSAWWPYGILIFTSVVFQEGLRVLFWKVYKKLEDTLDAFADRVSKPRLYLTDKMQIALAGGLGHGVAHAVFFCLSLLTPAFGPATFFVDRCSKIPFFLLSALIALAFVTIHTFSMVIAFNGYAEGNKVDQIFVPVVHLVAGLVTLVNFASGGCIIGIPLLFFIAILTLLHCGKMVWRRLTENRHRQGSM